One segment of Neoarius graeffei isolate fNeoGra1 chromosome 20, fNeoGra1.pri, whole genome shotgun sequence DNA contains the following:
- the LOC132869231 gene encoding GTP-binding protein Rhes-like: protein MSLDVKEKKEVRLVFMGAAGVGKTALIQRFLQDRFEPKHRRTVEELHSMEYEVAGIKVTVHIMDTSGSYSFPAMRKLSIQNGDVFALVYSVDDPVSLEAIKSLHKEILEIKKDRFTPVVVVGNKTDCKGNRRVNAEDVVATMELDWNNCFLEASAKENDNVLEVFRELLQQANVPSHLSPALRRRRETFPKNTGARPPMNKTNSCTMS from the coding sequence ATGTCTCTAGATGTAAAGGAAAAGAAAGAGGTACGTCTGGTGTTCATGGGAGCTGCTGGTGTGGGCAAAACAGCTCTAATCCAGCGCTTCTTGCAGGATCGGTTCGAACCAAAGCACCGGCGCACTGTGGAGGAGCTCCACAGCATGGAGTACGAGGTGGCTGGCATCAAGGTGACTGTGCACATCATGGATACGAGCGGCAGCTACTCATTCCCCGCAATGCGCAAGCTCTCCATTCAGAATGGCGATGTCTTTGCCCTGGTCTACTCCGTGGATGACCCAGTGTCACTCGAAGCCATAAAAAGTCTGCATAAGGAGATCCTGGAGATCAAGAAGGACAGGTTCAcaccggtggtggtggtggggaacAAAACAGATTGTAAGGGCAACAGAAGGGTAAATGCCGAAGATGTTGTTGCCACCATGGAGCTGGATTGGAACAACTGCTTCTTGGAAGCCTCAGCTAAAGAGAACGACAACGTGCTGGAGGTGTTCAGAGAGCTGCTGCAGCAGGCCAACGTGCCAAGTCACCTGAGCCCGGCACTGAGGCGTCGCCGAGAGACCTTCCCCAAGAACACAGGAGCACGGCCACCCATGAACAAGACCAACAGCTGCACCATGTCCTAA